A stretch of the Nicotiana tabacum cultivar K326 chromosome 6, ASM71507v2, whole genome shotgun sequence genome encodes the following:
- the LOC107788455 gene encoding ubiquitin C-terminal hydrolase 13-like, whose protein sequence is MNLTVHCILDRKMIIYPDGDGSEDGCDHISVYLAIAETSSLQAGWEVNATFSFLIFDQIHDKYLVMRGMEQRFHNIKSEWGFPNYISHETFRKPSKGYLVNDKCVFGVDIYVIKNRGVGECVSLLDESESYKHEWKISEFTKLKSVLCSEEFTVGAYKWKLKLYPTGDSSQNGRSISIFLESVDAKGFDFRKRVQAKYSISVNNQITGAHHKITFFPRAATSSWFAAASCTWGWRRFMRLSELKDPNKGFLVGDCCIMEADVSVLGVVNDLT, encoded by the exons ATGAATTTAACTGTTCACTGCATTTTGGACAGGAAAATGATCATCTATCCTGATGGAGATGGAAGTGAAGATGGATGTGATCATATTTCTGTATATTTGGCCATTGCCGAGACAAGCTCTTTACAGGCTGGTTGGGAGGTGAATGCCACATTTAGCTTCTTGATATTTGATCAAATTCATGATAAGTATCTTGTAATGAGAG GTATGGAGCAGCGATTTCACAATATCAAGAGTGAATGGGGTTTCCCGAACTATATATCTCATGAAACATTCAGAAAGCCCTCTAAGGGTTACCTTGTTAATGATAAATGCGTCTTTGGAGTGGATATATATGTCATCAAGAACCGCGGAGTAGGTGAGTGTGTATCCTTGTTGGATGAGAGCGAATCTTATAAGCATGAATGGAAGATTTCAGAATTCACAAAATTGAAGAGTGTGTTGTGTTCTGAAGAGTTTACAGTTGGGGCTTACAAATG GAAACTTAAGCTATATCCTACAGGTGATAGTAGTCAAAATGGCCGGAGCATCTCCATCTTTCTTGAATCAGTTGATGCTAAAGGATTTGATTTCCGCAAAAGAGTCCAGGCAAAATATAGTATTTCTGTCAACAATCAGATTACTGGTGCACATCACAAGATAACTT TTTTTCCTCGTGCAGCTACTTCAAGTTGGTTTGCAGCTGCTAGTTGCACTTGGGGATGGAGGCGATTTATGCGGCTAAGTGAATTGAAGGATCCAAATAAAGGCTTCCTTGTTGGAGACTGCTGCATTATGGAAGCAGATGTTTCTGTACTTGGTGTTGTCAATGATTTGACCTAA
- the LOC142181684 gene encoding uncharacterized protein LOC142181684 — protein MRLISLQLVLHPPILASYSDFSFLGEKAGGIALQQNIRTSIVTTSVPICLTLKMIIYPDGDGSEDGCDHIFVYLAIAETSSLQAGWEVNATFSFLIFDQIHDKYLVMRGMEQRFHNIKTEWGFPNCISHDTFREPSKGYLVNGKCVFGVDVYVIKNRGVDVFGRRELKLYPTGDSSQNGRSISIFLESVDAKGFDFRKRVQAKFSISVKDQITGAHHKKTSTSSWFTAASYTLGWPAFMRRSELKDPKKGFLVGNCCFV, from the exons ATGAGGCTTATCAGTCTACAACTTGTTCTACATCCTCCTATCTTAGCTTCTTATTCTGATTTTAGCTTTCTGGGAGAAAAAGCTGGAGGCATTGCTCTTCAGCAGAACATAAGAACTAGCATAGTTACCACCTCTGTTCCTATTTGCTTGACATT GAAAATGATCATCTATCCTGATGGAGATGGAAGTGAAGATGGATGTGatcatatttttgtatatttggcCATTGCCGAGACAAGCTCTTTACAGGCTGGTTGGGAGGTGAATGCCACATTTAGCTTCTTGATATTTGATCAAATTCATGATAAGTATCTTGTAATGAGAG GTATGGAGCAACGTTTTCACAATATCAAGACTGAATGGGGTTTCCCGAACTGTATATCTCATGACACATTCAGAGAGCCCTCTAAGGGTTACCTTGTTAATGGCAAATGTGTCTTTGGAGTGGATGTATATGTCATCAAGAACCGCGGAGTAG ATGTGTTTGGACGCAGAGAACTTAAGCTATATCCTACAGGTGATAGTAGTCAAAATGGCCGGAGCATCTCCATCTTTCTTGAATCAGTTGATGCTAAAGGATTCGATTTCCGTAAAAGAGTCCAGGCAAAATTTAGTATTTCTGTGAAAGATCAGATTACTGGTGCACATCACAAGAAGACTT CTACTTCTAGTTGGTTTACAGCTGCTTCTTACACATTGGGATGGCCGGCATTTATGCGGCGAAGTGAATTGAAGGATCCAAAGAAAGGCTTCCTTGTTGGAAACTGCTGCTTTGTGTAA